A single genomic interval of Corallococcus macrosporus harbors:
- a CDS encoding alpha/beta hydrolase — protein MLKRSLLLMLLATSVAASPAVPLEVHAEDGSPIPAWVLEPEGKGTNPPVAVLLHGLTRSKDDWLSDEEPTFGGVLTEQLRSAGYRVYLMDARRHGARATPDAKPGALAKKAHAGEPGPYQAMIVDTVKDAQVLLTKVLANGKKPPRVLVAGYSMGAQVGLLLASREPRVTHLVTMVPPHVDPVLGDAAPVNRMGKIHQDWLLLTANRDPFSTEEDNQKLFDAAPSKRKTRRTFDSGHALPREYLDEVRRWLGEARRLP, from the coding sequence ATGCTGAAGCGTTCGCTGTTGTTGATGTTGCTCGCCACCTCCGTGGCCGCGAGCCCCGCGGTCCCGCTGGAGGTCCACGCGGAGGATGGGTCGCCCATTCCCGCGTGGGTGCTGGAGCCGGAAGGAAAGGGGACGAATCCGCCCGTGGCCGTCCTGCTGCATGGCCTCACCCGGAGTAAAGACGACTGGCTCTCCGACGAGGAGCCGACGTTCGGCGGCGTCCTGACGGAGCAACTGCGGAGCGCGGGCTACCGGGTCTACCTCATGGACGCGAGGCGGCACGGCGCACGCGCGACCCCGGATGCGAAGCCTGGAGCCCTCGCGAAAAAGGCACACGCCGGTGAGCCCGGTCCCTATCAGGCGATGATTGTCGACACCGTGAAGGACGCGCAGGTGCTCCTCACGAAGGTGCTCGCCAACGGCAAGAAGCCGCCGCGAGTGCTCGTCGCCGGCTACAGCATGGGCGCCCAGGTGGGCCTGCTGCTGGCCTCTCGCGAGCCTCGCGTCACCCACCTGGTGACGATGGTGCCGCCCCATGTCGACCCCGTGCTGGGCGACGCCGCGCCGGTGAACCGGATGGGCAAGATCCATCAGGATTGGCTGCTGCTGACGGCGAACCGCGATCCCTTCTCCACCGAGGAGGACAACCAGAAGCTGTTCGACGCCGCGCCCTCCAAGCGCAAGACGCGCCGGACCTTCGACAGCGGACACGCGCTGCCTCGCGAGTATCTGGACGAAGTCCGTCGCTGGCTGGGCGAGGCACGGCGACTGCCGTAA
- a CDS encoding response regulator transcription factor: MRVLVIEDNRDLQANIARFLEPDFQLDFAGTGPEGLALALAHPYDVIVLDLMLPGMSGIEVCQRYRQVAPRLVPILMLTARDTLEDKEEGFQAGADDYLVKPFSLRELRWRLEALARRPVPPSGRTLTWGGLTLEPESGQARWGGRTVRLNRTEALLLRWLMEAAPEAVPAATLAQRLWGDEAPESSALRTHVYALRKALAELGLDDAITTRRNEGYRLDAR, translated from the coding sequence ATGCGTGTGCTCGTCATCGAGGACAACAGAGACCTCCAGGCCAACATCGCGCGGTTCCTGGAGCCGGACTTCCAACTGGACTTCGCGGGCACCGGCCCCGAGGGACTCGCGCTCGCGCTGGCGCACCCGTACGACGTCATCGTGCTGGACCTGATGTTGCCCGGCATGAGCGGCATCGAGGTGTGTCAGCGCTACCGGCAGGTCGCGCCCCGGCTCGTCCCCATCCTGATGCTGACCGCCAGGGACACGCTCGAGGACAAGGAAGAGGGCTTCCAAGCGGGAGCGGATGACTACCTCGTCAAACCGTTCTCGCTCCGGGAGCTGCGCTGGCGCCTGGAGGCCCTGGCGCGCCGGCCCGTCCCTCCGAGCGGGCGAACGCTGACGTGGGGCGGGCTCACGCTGGAGCCGGAGAGCGGACAGGCGCGCTGGGGTGGACGCACCGTCCGGCTCAACCGCACCGAGGCACTCCTCCTGCGGTGGTTGATGGAGGCCGCCCCCGAAGCCGTCCCCGCGGCGACGCTGGCTCAGCGGCTCTGGGGAGATGAAGCCCCCGAGTCCAGCGCGCTGCGCACCCACGTCTATGCCCTGCGCAAGGCGCTGGCCGAGCTGGGGCTCGACGATGCCATCACCACCCGCCGCAACGAGGGGTACCGCCTGGATGCGCGCTAG
- a CDS encoding sensor histidine kinase, whose protein sequence is MLRRAMGLSATFALVMMGGFFTLFSYDLEDVIFSRIVAAEADRPEPGHFPGVTRYDGHSALPPWLAERLRPGAPPGEYEVAAGSHGHFHVAVRPGADGSQRYFAFDVTRLTSTTDNLKRTAGLLLTSALLAMLAAVLLARLMARRLGRPLERMVEWTQAEGAAPPEDDGGVAEVRALLDALRARDARIQEQLERERRFNRDASHELRTPLAVAQGAVEILELDPPRDAETFDRLRRAVSQMGLLTEGILWLARERRTEERCDLHRVSRELLALYGHLRRSDGIELTIESTGEVHAPIPASVARVMMGNLLKNALAYTDAGRIVITLEPSAWTLSDTGVGFGRAEPGSESHGIGLSLVERLARHFGWTLTIDALDPRGTRVRLSWRA, encoded by the coding sequence ATGCTCCGGCGCGCCATGGGGCTGTCCGCCACGTTCGCGCTGGTGATGATGGGCGGGTTCTTCACGCTCTTCAGCTACGACCTCGAGGACGTCATCTTCAGCCGCATCGTGGCCGCGGAAGCAGACCGGCCCGAGCCAGGCCACTTCCCCGGAGTCACCCGGTATGACGGGCACTCCGCGCTGCCGCCCTGGCTCGCGGAGCGGCTGCGTCCTGGCGCGCCTCCTGGCGAGTACGAAGTGGCCGCGGGAAGCCACGGACACTTCCACGTCGCGGTGCGCCCCGGCGCGGATGGAAGCCAGCGGTACTTCGCGTTCGACGTGACACGCCTGACGAGCACGACGGACAACCTGAAGCGGACGGCGGGGCTGCTCCTCACCAGTGCCCTCCTGGCCATGCTGGCCGCGGTGCTGCTCGCGCGCCTCATGGCCCGCCGGCTCGGCCGCCCTCTGGAGCGGATGGTGGAGTGGACCCAGGCGGAAGGCGCAGCACCTCCAGAGGATGACGGCGGAGTGGCGGAGGTCCGGGCACTGCTGGACGCGCTGCGCGCACGCGACGCGCGCATCCAGGAGCAGTTGGAGCGTGAGCGGCGGTTCAACCGCGACGCAAGTCACGAGCTGCGCACGCCGCTGGCCGTGGCACAGGGGGCGGTGGAGATCCTGGAGCTCGACCCACCGCGAGACGCGGAGACCTTCGACCGGCTGCGCCGGGCCGTGAGCCAGATGGGCCTGTTGACAGAGGGCATCCTCTGGCTGGCCCGGGAGCGCCGCACGGAGGAGCGCTGCGACCTGCACCGCGTCTCCAGGGAACTGCTCGCGCTCTATGGGCACCTCCGGCGAAGCGACGGCATCGAGCTCACCATCGAATCCACTGGAGAGGTCCACGCACCCATCCCTGCGTCCGTCGCCAGGGTGATGATGGGCAACCTCCTCAAGAACGCGCTCGCCTACACAGACGCGGGGCGCATCGTCATCACCCTCGAACCTTCTGCGTGGACCCTCTCCGACACAGGGGTCGGCTTCGGCCGCGCAGAGCCAGGGAGCGAGAGCCACGGCATAGGACTGTCGCTGGTGGAACGGCTGGCCCGGCACTTCGGGTGGACGCTGACCATTGATGCTTTGGATCCCCGAGGCACCCGCGTGCGGCTGAGCTGGCGCGCCTAG
- a CDS encoding SMI1/KNR4 family protein, whose protein sequence is MNMDPLLAEVSRLHFPNAPATSTQLAAFEKRMGWRLDDDLRAFYLHCDGCTLFKPRADALYRVLPLAEIRRARLAIRASDADQDGAPSVFTLVDMQDSDYVVLDATQRESAHYPLFDAFHETFPEVERIASSFAEFLERALRSSNRAFWLSSEA, encoded by the coding sequence ATGAACATGGACCCACTCCTCGCCGAAGTCTCCCGACTCCACTTCCCCAACGCACCCGCGACGTCCACGCAACTGGCTGCCTTCGAGAAGCGCATGGGCTGGAGGCTGGACGATGACCTGCGCGCCTTTTACCTGCACTGCGACGGATGCACGCTCTTCAAGCCCCGGGCTGATGCCCTCTACCGCGTCTTGCCGCTCGCGGAGATCCGCCGAGCACGTCTGGCCATCCGGGCCAGCGACGCGGACCAGGATGGGGCGCCGTCCGTCTTCACGCTGGTGGACATGCAGGACTCCGACTACGTCGTCCTCGACGCTACCCAGCGCGAGTCGGCCCACTATCCACTGTTCGACGCCTTCCATGAGACGTTTCCCGAGGTGGAGCGCATTGCCTCCAGCTTCGCGGAGTTCCTGGAAAGGGCGCTGCGCAGCAGCAACCGCGCATTCTGGTTGAGCAGCGAAGCTTGA
- a CDS encoding glutathione S-transferase family protein, protein MIKVYGFSRVNKMAHGKTRDLRVLWALEEMGLPYEIVGMDHPEHDLDTPAYRALNPFGQIPAIDDDGVVVTESGAILLYLARKSGKLMPHDLAGEAQVLRWCVAALNTIEVPILTAWFVDLYGGKGTQASEALHQWGDMRLKQLDGWLAGREFIATHEFTVADLLMTHVLGAGIDESVVKDHPNVLAFQKRCIARPAWKKAFDAYVDRVEPA, encoded by the coding sequence ATGATCAAGGTCTACGGCTTCTCCCGAGTGAACAAGATGGCCCACGGCAAGACCCGCGACCTGCGCGTGCTATGGGCGCTGGAGGAGATGGGTCTGCCGTACGAAATCGTGGGGATGGATCATCCCGAGCACGACCTCGATACGCCGGCGTATCGCGCGCTCAATCCCTTCGGACAGATTCCGGCGATCGACGACGACGGCGTGGTCGTCACCGAGTCTGGCGCGATCCTGCTCTACCTCGCGCGCAAGAGCGGCAAGCTGATGCCGCATGACCTCGCCGGCGAAGCGCAGGTGCTGCGCTGGTGCGTCGCGGCGCTGAACACGATTGAAGTTCCCATCCTGACCGCGTGGTTCGTCGACCTGTACGGCGGCAAGGGCACCCAGGCGAGCGAGGCGCTTCACCAGTGGGGGGACATGCGCCTGAAGCAGCTCGACGGCTGGCTCGCGGGCAGGGAGTTCATCGCGACCCACGAGTTCACCGTCGCGGACCTCTTGATGACGCATGTCCTGGGCGCCGGCATCGACGAGAGTGTCGTCAAGGACCATCCCAACGTGCTCGCCTTCCAGAAGCGCTGCATCGCGCGCCCTGCCTGGAAGAAGGCGTTCGACGCCTACGTCGACCGCGTCGAACCGGCCTGA